One Pseudomonas sp. MH9.2 DNA segment encodes these proteins:
- a CDS encoding META domain-containing protein, with the protein MIRAVLFGLLGSTLMGCAAKPVELTRDRGYMLEWIGENPLIDRSHLTMTLGEDGRAYGTAGCNHWFAPYTVEDDTISFGMVGSTRKMCAPALMEQEQRFLDALTKVQRWDISPIDQLRLWPAEGKPLRFWLEDS; encoded by the coding sequence ATGATTCGCGCCGTCCTGTTTGGCCTGCTCGGCAGCACCCTGATGGGCTGCGCCGCCAAGCCGGTAGAATTGACACGCGATCGGGGCTACATGCTGGAATGGATCGGTGAAAATCCGCTGATCGACCGCAGCCACCTGACCATGACCCTTGGTGAGGACGGTCGTGCCTACGGCACTGCAGGCTGCAACCATTGGTTCGCGCCGTATACGGTGGAGGACGACACGATCAGCTTCGGCATGGTCGGCAGCACCCGCAAGATGTGCGCGCCCGCCCTGATGGAGCAAGAACAACGCTTCCTCGACGCACTGACCAAAGTGCAGCGCTGGGACATCTCGCCGATCGACCAACTGCGCCTCTGGCCTGCCGAAGGCAAACCGCTACGGTTTTGGCTGGAAGACAGCTGA
- a CDS encoding TlpA disulfide reductase family protein, translated as MTRRLAAIAALIGSLLLSGCGADLGPDQNGQKVASERVDKHWLVINYWAEWCGPCRTEIPELNALADQLKDRQVSVFGVNFDGLQGEDLKSATAALGITFTVLALDPAERFDLPHSEALPVTYIIDDKGKVREQLLGEQTAAGVSQRLAVLRGEG; from the coding sequence ATGACAAGGCGATTGGCAGCGATAGCAGCGCTCATCGGCAGTTTGCTGCTCAGTGGTTGTGGCGCAGACCTGGGGCCTGATCAAAACGGGCAGAAGGTTGCCAGCGAGCGTGTCGACAAGCATTGGCTGGTGATCAATTACTGGGCTGAGTGGTGTGGGCCATGCCGGACGGAGATCCCGGAACTCAACGCGTTGGCCGATCAGCTCAAAGACAGGCAGGTGAGTGTGTTCGGGGTCAACTTCGACGGCCTGCAAGGCGAAGACCTGAAGTCCGCCACTGCCGCGCTGGGTATCACCTTCACTGTCCTGGCTCTGGACCCGGCCGAACGTTTCGACCTGCCCCACAGCGAAGCGCTGCCGGTGACGTACATCATTGATGACAAGGGCAAGGTGCGGGAGCAATTGCTTGGTGAGCAGACCGCGGCAGGTGTGAGTCAGCGGTTGGCGGTATTGCGGGGCGAGGGGTAA
- the arsC gene encoding arsenate reductase (glutaredoxin) (This arsenate reductase requires both glutathione and glutaredoxin to convert arsenate to arsenite, after which the efflux transporter formed by ArsA and ArsB can extrude the arsenite from the cell, providing resistance.), whose amino-acid sequence MTDLTLYHNPRCSKSRGALELLEARGLTPTIIRYLDTPPDTAQLRDLLGKLGIGARELLRTGEDEYKALSLADTHLSDEQLIAAMAAHPKLIERPILVAGDKAVIGRPPERVLEILA is encoded by the coding sequence ATGACCGATCTGACGCTTTATCACAACCCGCGCTGCTCGAAATCTCGCGGCGCGCTGGAACTGCTTGAGGCCCGCGGCCTGACGCCGACCATCATCCGCTACCTGGACACCCCGCCAGACACCGCGCAATTGCGCGACCTGCTGGGAAAACTGGGCATCGGCGCCCGGGAACTGCTGCGGACCGGTGAAGATGAATACAAAGCCCTGAGCCTGGCGGACACCCACCTGAGCGACGAGCAACTGATTGCCGCCATGGCCGCCCACCCGAAATTGATCGAGCGGCCGATTCTAGTGGCTGGCGACAAAGCCGTCATTGGCCGCCCACCAGAACGCGTGCTGGAGATCCTGGCATGA
- the wrbA gene encoding NAD(P)H:quinone oxidoreductase produces MSAPYILVLFYSRNGSTSEMARQIARGIELGGMEARLRTVPAISSEIEAVAPSIPEQGCLYASLDDLKNCSGLALGSPTRFGNMAAPLKYFLDGTSTLWLTGALVGKPASVFTSTASLHGGQETTLMSMLLPLLHHGMLVAGLPYSEAALLETSGGGTPYGASHHAGADGKRALDQHEITLCRALGQRLAKTALLLETPRG; encoded by the coding sequence ATGAGTGCCCCGTACATCCTGGTCTTGTTCTACAGCCGCAACGGCTCGACCAGCGAGATGGCTCGGCAGATTGCCCGGGGTATCGAGTTGGGTGGCATGGAAGCGCGACTGCGCACCGTGCCCGCGATCTCGTCCGAAATCGAAGCGGTCGCGCCAAGCATCCCCGAGCAAGGCTGCTTATATGCCAGCCTCGACGACCTGAAAAACTGCTCCGGCCTGGCTCTGGGCAGCCCGACGCGCTTCGGTAACATGGCCGCGCCGCTGAAATACTTCCTCGACGGCACCAGCACCCTGTGGCTGACCGGCGCCTTGGTGGGCAAGCCCGCCAGCGTGTTCACGTCCACGGCCAGCCTGCATGGCGGCCAGGAAACCACGCTGATGTCGATGCTATTGCCGTTGCTGCACCACGGCATGCTGGTCGCAGGACTGCCCTACAGTGAAGCCGCGTTGCTGGAAACCAGCGGCGGTGGCACGCCTTATGGCGCCAGCCACCATGCCGGTGCCGATGGTAAACGCGCGCTGGATCAACACGAAATCACCCTGTGTCGCGCGCTCGGTCAGCGCCTGGCTAAAACCGCTTTATTGTTGGAGACGCCTCGTGGCTAA
- a CDS encoding DUF2069 domain-containing protein, whose protein sequence is MAKKPKVLPALEWLEPRVRLSRIASLICFFGLILLLAAYYLIFADLHGARPWVILLIELVPLILLAPGMISGSARGHSWTCFVINLYFIKGALAVYDPNRSLFGALEMLSSLAVFVSALLYVRWRFQYNRKLAGEGAV, encoded by the coding sequence GTGGCTAAAAAGCCTAAAGTCCTGCCCGCGCTGGAATGGCTGGAGCCGCGAGTGCGCCTGAGCCGGATCGCCAGCCTGATCTGTTTTTTCGGCCTGATCTTGCTGCTGGCTGCGTACTACCTGATCTTCGCCGACCTGCATGGCGCGCGCCCCTGGGTGATCCTGCTCATCGAACTGGTGCCATTGATCCTGCTCGCTCCTGGCATGATCAGCGGCAGCGCCCGCGGCCATTCGTGGACCTGCTTTGTGATCAACCTGTACTTCATCAAAGGCGCACTGGCCGTTTACGACCCGAACCGCAGCCTGTTCGGTGCACTGGAGATGCTTTCGAGTCTGGCAGTGTTCGTCAGCGCGTTGCTGTATGTGCGCTGGCGTTTTCAGTACAACCGCAAGCTGGCGGGGGAAGGCGCCGTCTGA
- a CDS encoding DNA-3-methyladenine glycosylase I has translation MRDYKWLHEYCLNRFGSASALEAHLPVPNSPAQLRAISNDRYLSALARRVFRAGLKHSLVDAKWPMFEEVFFRFDPEKVVLMGAEHLERLMQDARIIRHLGKLKSVPRNAQMILDISKEKGSFGNFIADWPVTDIVGLWKYLAKHGHQLGGMSAPSFLRMVGKDTFIPTYDVVAGLNAQGIIDKVPTSLKDLATVQGAFNQWHAESGRPMCQLSLMLAYTVNH, from the coding sequence ATGCGCGATTACAAATGGCTTCATGAATATTGCCTGAACCGCTTTGGCTCGGCCTCGGCGCTTGAAGCACATCTGCCCGTGCCCAATTCCCCGGCGCAACTTCGCGCAATCAGCAATGACCGTTACCTGTCGGCCCTCGCCCGACGGGTGTTTCGCGCCGGCCTCAAGCACAGCCTGGTAGACGCCAAATGGCCGATGTTCGAAGAAGTGTTCTTTCGCTTCGATCCCGAGAAGGTCGTGCTGATGGGCGCCGAGCACCTGGAGCGCCTGATGCAGGACGCACGAATCATTCGCCATTTGGGCAAACTGAAAAGTGTGCCACGCAATGCGCAGATGATTCTGGACATCAGTAAGGAGAAGGGCAGCTTTGGTAATTTCATCGCCGATTGGCCAGTGACCGATATCGTCGGCCTGTGGAAGTACCTGGCCAAACACGGGCATCAATTGGGCGGGATGTCAGCGCCGAGTTTTCTGCGCATGGTCGGCAAGGACACGTTCATCCCGACCTACGACGTGGTCGCCGGGCTCAACGCACAGGGCATCATCGACAAAGTGCCCACCAGCCTCAAGGACCTCGCCACCGTGCAAGGTGCGTTCAACCAGTGGCACGCAGAGAGTGGGCGGCCGATGTGTCAGCTGTCGTTGATGCTGGCGTATACGGTCAACCACTGA
- the ttcA gene encoding tRNA 2-thiocytidine(32) synthetase TtcA produces the protein MGTLSVNQNKLQKRLRRLAGEAVADFNMIEEGDKIMVCLSGGKDSYTLLDVLLHFQKVAPIKFDIVVVNMDQKQPGFPEHVLPAYLKALGVEYHIVEKDTYSLVKKLIPEGKTTCSLCSRLRRGTLYTFADEIGATKMALGHHRNDIIETFFLNLFFTGTLKAMPPKLRADDGRNVVIRPLAYCNERDIQDFSDLKAFPIIPCNLCGSQQNLQRQVVKDMLSEWERTTPGRTESIFSALQNVQPSQLADRTLFDFANLRIDETAASRFVNVVNL, from the coding sequence ATGGGCACCCTTTCAGTCAATCAGAACAAACTGCAGAAACGTCTGCGTCGGCTCGCGGGCGAAGCAGTGGCCGACTTCAACATGATTGAGGAAGGCGACAAGATCATGGTGTGTCTGTCGGGCGGTAAAGACAGCTATACCCTGCTTGATGTGCTGCTGCATTTTCAGAAAGTGGCGCCGATCAAATTCGATATCGTCGTTGTCAACATGGACCAGAAACAGCCAGGCTTCCCCGAGCATGTACTGCCTGCGTACCTCAAGGCGTTGGGTGTGGAGTACCACATTGTCGAAAAAGACACCTATTCGCTGGTCAAAAAGCTTATCCCCGAAGGCAAGACCACGTGCTCGCTGTGTTCGCGCCTGCGCCGTGGCACGTTGTACACCTTTGCCGATGAAATCGGCGCGACCAAGATGGCGCTGGGGCATCACCGCAACGACATCATCGAGACCTTTTTTCTCAACCTGTTCTTCACGGGCACGCTCAAGGCCATGCCGCCCAAACTGCGGGCTGACGATGGTCGTAATGTGGTGATTCGTCCGCTGGCGTACTGCAACGAGCGTGATATTCAGGATTTTTCCGATCTGAAAGCGTTTCCGATCATTCCGTGCAACCTCTGCGGTTCTCAGCAAAACCTGCAGCGTCAGGTGGTCAAGGACATGCTGTCGGAGTGGGAACGCACGACCCCAGGCCGTACCGAAAGCATCTTCAGTGCGTTGCAGAACGTGCAGCCGTCGCAACTGGCGGACCGTACTCTGTTCGACTTCGCCAACCTGCGGATCGATGAAACCGCAGCCTCGCGCTTCGTCAATGTCGTGAACCTCTGA
- a CDS encoding Yip1 family protein, with amino-acid sequence MIHHVIGLFTHPDQEWQQIRGEKEESIGHMYLTHTLILAAIPAVSAYIGTTQVGWVIGSRAAVMLTPVSALWMTIMSYIAMLAGVAVMGAFIHWMARTYDASPSLARCVAFATYTATPLFIGGLAALYPHMWLGMIVGLAAVCYTVYLLYVGLPTFMNIPSDEGFMFSSSVLAVGLVVLVAIMAFTVVLWGVGVGPEYTN; translated from the coding sequence ATGATCCATCACGTTATCGGACTGTTCACCCATCCTGATCAAGAATGGCAGCAAATACGTGGCGAAAAAGAAGAAAGCATCGGCCACATGTACCTCACGCATACCCTGATTCTTGCGGCGATTCCCGCAGTTTCGGCTTATATCGGCACCACTCAGGTGGGCTGGGTGATTGGCAGTCGAGCGGCGGTCATGCTGACCCCCGTAAGCGCGCTGTGGATGACCATCATGTCCTACATTGCCATGCTGGCTGGCGTGGCCGTCATGGGAGCATTCATCCACTGGATGGCGCGCACGTACGACGCCAGTCCGAGCCTGGCGCGCTGTGTCGCCTTCGCCACCTACACCGCAACACCGCTGTTCATTGGCGGGCTGGCGGCCCTGTATCCGCATATGTGGCTGGGAATGATCGTCGGCCTCGCGGCCGTTTGTTACACGGTCTATCTGCTATACGTCGGCTTGCCGACGTTCATGAACATCCCTTCCGATGAAGGCTTCATGTTCTCAAGCTCCGTATTGGCCGTGGGCCTGGTGGTGCTGGTTGCCATCATGGCGTTCACCGTCGTCCTGTGGGGCGTCGGTGTAGGGCCTGAATATACTAACTGA
- a CDS encoding SprT family zinc-dependent metalloprotease produces the protein MPEQLNTRVEVCYQQAEAFFKRPFKRPVVSLKLRGQKAGVAHLHENLLRFNPQLYRENSEDFLKQTVAHEVAHLIAHQLFGERIQPHGEEWQLIMRGVYELPPNRCHTYAIKRRRMTRYIYRCPCANSDFPFSAQRHLLVGKGRRYLCRRCRETLVFSGEVRVE, from the coding sequence ATGCCCGAGCAGCTCAATACCCGCGTCGAAGTCTGTTATCAGCAAGCCGAAGCCTTTTTCAAACGCCCCTTCAAACGGCCGGTGGTCAGCCTCAAGCTGCGCGGTCAAAAAGCGGGTGTTGCCCATCTGCACGAGAATCTGTTGCGCTTCAACCCGCAGCTGTACCGGGAAAACAGTGAAGATTTTCTCAAGCAGACGGTCGCCCACGAAGTCGCGCACTTGATCGCCCATCAATTGTTTGGCGAGCGTATTCAGCCCCACGGCGAAGAATGGCAATTGATCATGCGCGGGGTATACGAACTCCCGCCCAATCGCTGCCACACTTACGCGATCAAACGTCGCCGCATGACCCGCTACATCTACCGCTGCCCCTGCGCAAACAGCGATTTCCCGTTCTCCGCCCAGCGCCACCTGCTGGTCGGGAAAGGCCGACGCTATTTGTGCCGTCGCTGCCGGGAGACCTTGGTGTTCAGTGGAGAAGTGCGGGTCGAGTGA
- a CDS encoding CaiB/BaiF CoA-transferase family protein has product MQGPLSSLKILDFSTLLPGPFASLLLADMGADVLRIESPTRMDLLKLLPPHDHGTSASHAYLNRNKRSLALDLKQPQALEVIRQLVAEYDIVLEQFRPGVMARLGLGYEALKAINPKLIYVSITGYGQTGPYRDRAGHDINYLALSGIASYTGRLDSGPVPLGIQAADVAGGSLHGVVGLLAAVVARQQTGLGQYVDVSMTDCVFSLNAMAGAGYLACGVEPARESQMLNGGSFYDYYCCRDGRWFSVGSLEPAFMQPLCVALGRPELAALGLSSSPEVQASLKDELKIEFEKRSFEELRACFAGLDACVEPVLSVAEAIEHPQLQARELVCQVPREDGSLQAQMACPLKFSDGLPEPRHIGATLGAHSEEVLAGLGYSAERIAELRAAGVIA; this is encoded by the coding sequence ATGCAAGGGCCATTGTCATCGCTCAAGATTCTCGATTTTTCCACCTTGTTGCCGGGACCGTTCGCTTCGTTGCTGCTCGCCGACATGGGGGCCGACGTATTGCGCATCGAATCGCCGACGCGCATGGACCTTCTGAAACTGTTGCCGCCTCACGATCACGGGACGTCAGCCAGCCACGCCTACCTCAATCGCAACAAGCGCAGCCTCGCCCTCGACTTGAAGCAACCGCAGGCGCTCGAGGTGATCCGCCAGTTGGTGGCTGAATACGACATCGTGCTCGAACAGTTTCGACCGGGTGTCATGGCACGCCTGGGGCTGGGCTACGAGGCGTTGAAGGCGATCAACCCGAAACTGATTTATGTGTCGATCACCGGCTATGGCCAGACAGGCCCTTATCGGGATCGCGCCGGGCATGACATCAACTACCTTGCACTGTCGGGCATCGCCAGCTACACCGGGCGCCTGGACAGTGGTCCGGTGCCGTTGGGCATTCAGGCGGCGGATGTGGCGGGAGGGTCGCTGCATGGAGTGGTGGGTCTGCTGGCCGCCGTGGTCGCACGCCAGCAAACCGGGCTCGGGCAATATGTGGATGTCAGCATGACTGACTGTGTGTTCAGTCTGAATGCCATGGCCGGGGCGGGTTATCTGGCGTGCGGTGTGGAGCCGGCCCGGGAAAGCCAGATGCTCAATGGCGGCAGTTTTTATGATTATTACTGCTGTCGAGATGGCCGCTGGTTCTCCGTGGGCAGCCTGGAACCAGCGTTCATGCAACCCTTGTGCGTCGCGCTGGGTCGCCCGGAGTTGGCCGCGCTCGGCCTGTCGTCGAGCCCCGAGGTGCAGGCCTCATTGAAGGACGAGCTGAAAATTGAATTCGAGAAACGCTCTTTTGAAGAGCTGCGCGCGTGCTTTGCCGGTCTGGATGCGTGTGTCGAACCGGTGCTGAGCGTTGCCGAGGCAATCGAGCATCCACAATTACAGGCGCGTGAGCTGGTCTGCCAAGTGCCCCGTGAAGACGGCAGCTTGCAGGCGCAGATGGCCTGCCCGCTGAAGTTCTCCGACGGCCTGCCCGAGCCCCGGCATATCGGTGCGACGTTGGGTGCGCACAGTGAGGAAGTGCTGGCGGGGTTGGGTTACAGCGCTGAGCGGATCGCTGAATTGCGGGCGGCGGGGGTTATTGCCTGA
- a CDS encoding dicarboxylate/amino acid:cation symporter, which translates to MTTRQPLYKSLYLQVIVAIVIGILIGHFYPQAGVSLKPLGDGFIKLIKMIIAPIIFCTVVSGIAGMQSMKSVGKTGGYALLYFEVVSTIALLIGLVVVNLVQPGAGMHIDVATLDASKVAAYVAAGADQSIVGFLLNVIPSTIVGAFATGDILQVLMFSVIFGFALHRLGAYGKPLLDFIDRFAHVMFNIINMIMKLAPLGAFGAMAFTIGAYGVGSLVQLGQLMLCFYITCALFVLIVLGGIARAHGFSILKLIRYIREELLIVLGTSSSESALPRMLIKMERLGAQKSVVGLVIPTGYSFNLDGTAIYLTMAAVFIAQATDSHMDITHQITLLVVLLLSSKGAAGVTGSGFIVLAATLSAVGHLPVAGLALILGIDRFMSEARALTNLVGNAVATLVVAKWVNELDEDKLQIELASGGRGISNTGPEDDLGVNEGPIPATVSSTAPKTA; encoded by the coding sequence ATGACGACTCGTCAGCCGCTGTATAAATCCCTGTATCTCCAGGTCATCGTAGCCATTGTCATTGGCATTCTGATCGGCCACTTCTACCCTCAAGCCGGTGTGTCGCTCAAGCCGTTGGGTGACGGGTTCATCAAACTGATCAAAATGATCATCGCTCCGATCATTTTCTGCACGGTCGTCAGCGGTATCGCTGGCATGCAGAGCATGAAGTCAGTCGGTAAAACCGGCGGTTATGCGCTGTTGTACTTCGAAGTCGTTTCTACCATCGCGCTGCTGATCGGTCTGGTCGTGGTTAACCTCGTTCAGCCGGGTGCTGGCATGCACATCGACGTGGCGACGCTGGATGCTTCCAAGGTCGCGGCCTACGTTGCTGCAGGCGCTGACCAGAGCATCGTCGGCTTCCTGCTCAACGTTATCCCAAGCACTATCGTTGGCGCTTTTGCGACGGGCGATATCCTGCAAGTACTGATGTTCTCGGTGATCTTCGGTTTTGCCTTGCATCGCCTGGGTGCCTACGGCAAACCGCTGCTCGACTTCATCGATCGTTTCGCCCACGTGATGTTCAACATCATCAATATGATCATGAAGCTGGCTCCGCTGGGTGCTTTTGGCGCGATGGCTTTCACCATCGGCGCTTACGGTGTCGGTTCGCTGGTGCAACTCGGTCAATTGATGCTGTGCTTCTACATCACCTGCGCACTCTTCGTACTGATTGTGCTGGGTGGTATCGCTCGCGCTCACGGCTTCAGCATACTCAAGTTGATCCGCTACATCCGTGAAGAGTTGCTGATCGTGCTGGGCACGTCTTCTTCGGAGTCCGCTCTGCCGCGCATGCTGATCAAGATGGAACGCCTGGGCGCGCAGAAGTCGGTTGTCGGTCTGGTTATTCCGACGGGTTACTCCTTCAACCTGGACGGTACTGCGATCTACCTGACCATGGCTGCCGTGTTCATCGCCCAGGCGACCGACTCCCACATGGACATCACTCACCAGATCACCTTGTTGGTGGTGTTGTTGCTGTCCTCCAAGGGCGCAGCCGGCGTTACCGGCAGTGGCTTCATCGTGTTGGCCGCCACCCTGTCCGCCGTTGGCCACTTGCCAGTTGCCGGTCTGGCGCTGATCCTGGGTATCGACCGCTTCATGTCCGAAGCCCGCGCACTGACCAACTTGGTCGGTAACGCTGTTGCGACTTTGGTTGTGGCCAAGTGGGTTAACGAGCTGGACGAAGACAAGCTGCAAATCGAACTGGCTTCCGGTGGTCGCGGGATCTCCAACACAGGTCCAGAAGATGATCTGGGCGTGAATGAAGGCCCGATTCCAGCGACGGTATCCAGCACCGCGCCTAAAACTGCATAA
- a CDS encoding AraC family transcriptional regulator: MRQRTIASHFARAALGGMQRRGIDCSSLLQQSGIQSELLSEPRARIAPEQFARLIQLVWQQLDDEYMGFGHGPSKRGTFAMMCHALIHCRSLEKALARGLLFYGLFPDAPRLSLRREGDWARLSLDDSALRDPDHFLSECLLVIWHRLGSWLIGQRIRLEHATFSYDRPEHSGEYDLLFPCPILFNAETSSLLFHARYLSMPLLQDERTLKHFLERSPADLLARPDDGDSLSNQLRRLLSRDCNRWPDLDGVAEQMHISPQTLRRHLREEGTSFQGLKDQLRRDMAIYHLSRADLSLQQIAEQLGFSEPSAFHRAFKKWIGLTPGAYRAQEV, from the coding sequence ATGCGCCAACGTACGATCGCCAGTCACTTCGCCCGCGCTGCTCTCGGTGGCATGCAACGACGTGGCATCGATTGTTCGAGCTTGCTGCAACAATCGGGGATCCAGTCTGAGCTGTTGAGCGAGCCTCGTGCCCGCATCGCTCCGGAACAGTTTGCTCGCCTGATTCAATTGGTCTGGCAGCAACTGGACGATGAATACATGGGCTTCGGCCATGGCCCGAGCAAGCGCGGCACATTCGCCATGATGTGCCATGCGCTGATTCACTGTCGCAGCCTGGAGAAGGCACTCGCACGCGGTCTGTTGTTTTATGGCTTGTTCCCCGACGCGCCGCGCCTGAGCTTGCGTCGAGAAGGGGATTGGGCGCGGCTGAGCCTGGACGACTCGGCACTGCGCGACCCGGACCATTTTCTCAGCGAGTGCCTGCTGGTGATCTGGCACCGGCTCGGCAGTTGGCTGATCGGCCAACGCATCCGCCTGGAGCACGCGACATTCAGTTATGACAGGCCGGAGCACAGCGGCGAATATGACCTGCTGTTCCCGTGCCCGATCCTGTTCAACGCCGAGACCAGCAGTCTGCTGTTTCACGCACGCTACCTGAGCATGCCGCTGCTGCAGGACGAACGCACGCTCAAGCATTTTCTCGAACGCTCGCCCGCCGATCTGCTGGCCCGTCCCGACGATGGCGACAGCCTGAGCAATCAGCTGCGACGCTTGCTCAGTCGTGACTGCAACCGCTGGCCCGATCTAGACGGCGTCGCCGAGCAGATGCACATCAGCCCACAGACCCTGCGCCGGCATCTGCGTGAAGAAGGCACGAGTTTTCAGGGGTTGAAGGATCAACTGCGCCGCGACATGGCGATTTATCACTTGAGCCGCGCCGACCTGTCATTGCAGCAGATTGCCGAACAGCTCGGTTTTTCCGAGCCGTCGGCCTTTCATCGCGCGTTCAAGAAGTGGATCGGACTGACACCCGGGGCTTACCGGGCTCAGGAGGTCTGA
- a CDS encoding ATP-binding protein: MIRSLRLRLMMAAALLAVIFMLALLPALQGAYSLALQDSIEQRLASDVTTMISAARVEDNRLLMPLLLPGEQFNLSDSRLFGYIYNRNGELVWRSRATELAGIDYRPRYDGTGNQFGKIKNAKGDEFFVYDVEIKLLGGRNAAFSIVALQPVHEYQVIISALREKLYLGFGAALVVLLALLWMGLTWGLKALRGLSQELDQVETGERESLSEEHPLELLRLTGSLNRLLLSEREQRIRYRDSLGDLAHSLKTPLAVLQGVSETMAKRPQDLEQARLLQSQIERMSQQISYQLQRASLRKSGLVRHHVVLRPVVESLCNTLDKVYRDKQVNVCLDLPDGCQVAMEQGALLEMLGNLLENAYRLCLGRIRISLRASLSGDELCVEDDGPGVPESQRARILERGERLDRQNPGQGIGLAVVKDIIESYNARLTLEDSPLGGAAFRIHFPAR; the protein is encoded by the coding sequence ATGATCCGTTCGCTGCGGCTGCGGTTGATGATGGCTGCCGCGCTGTTGGCGGTGATCTTCATGCTGGCGCTGTTGCCCGCGTTGCAGGGCGCCTACAGCCTGGCCCTGCAGGACTCCATTGAGCAGCGCCTGGCCTCGGACGTGACCACGATGATTTCCGCGGCCCGGGTCGAGGACAATCGTTTGTTGATGCCCCTGCTGTTGCCGGGCGAGCAATTCAATCTGTCAGACAGCCGCCTGTTCGGTTATATCTACAACCGTAATGGTGAGTTGGTATGGCGTTCGCGTGCCACCGAACTGGCAGGTATCGATTATCGCCCGCGTTATGACGGGACGGGGAATCAGTTCGGTAAAATCAAGAACGCCAAGGGCGATGAGTTTTTCGTCTATGACGTCGAAATCAAACTGCTCGGTGGCAGAAACGCAGCGTTCAGCATCGTCGCTTTGCAGCCGGTGCACGAGTATCAGGTGATCATTTCCGCGCTACGCGAGAAACTCTATCTGGGCTTCGGTGCGGCCCTGGTGGTTTTGCTCGCATTGCTCTGGATGGGCCTGACCTGGGGCCTTAAAGCGTTGAGGGGATTGAGTCAGGAGCTGGATCAGGTCGAAACCGGCGAGCGGGAAAGCCTGAGTGAGGAGCACCCCCTGGAGTTATTGCGCCTGACCGGCTCACTGAACCGCCTGCTACTCAGCGAACGCGAGCAGCGCATCCGTTACCGCGACTCGCTGGGCGACTTGGCCCACAGCTTGAAAACGCCGCTGGCGGTGCTGCAAGGCGTCAGCGAAACCATGGCCAAGCGTCCGCAAGACCTGGAGCAGGCACGCCTCCTGCAATCGCAGATCGAACGCATGAGTCAACAGATCAGTTACCAGTTGCAGCGCGCCAGCCTGCGCAAAAGTGGCCTGGTGCGGCACCATGTGGTGTTGCGGCCGGTGGTCGAAAGCCTGTGCAATACCCTGGACAAGGTCTATCGCGACAAGCAGGTCAACGTCTGCCTTGATCTGCCCGACGGATGCCAAGTGGCGATGGAGCAGGGCGCTTTGCTTGAAATGCTCGGTAATCTGCTGGAAAACGCCTATCGCCTCTGTTTGGGCCGAATACGCATCAGCCTGCGCGCATCGCTGTCCGGTGACGAGTTGTGCGTCGAAGACGATGGCCCCGGCGTGCCAGAGAGTCAGAGGGCGCGGATTCTAGAGCGTGGTGAGCGGCTGGATCGGCAGAATCCGGGGCAGGGCATTGGCCTGGCTGTGGTCAAAGACATCATTGAAAGCTACAACGCTCGCCTGACCCTGGAGGACTCTCCTTTGGGTGGCGCCGCATTCCGGATTCATTTTCCGGCCAGATGA